A window of Choristoneura fumiferana chromosome 8, NRCan_CFum_1, whole genome shotgun sequence contains these coding sequences:
- the Cdc27 gene encoding cell division cycle protein 27, giving the protein MIVQEPIQVIVWDCLNNYEYDNAVFLAERLHAEVGSEDTAFLLGTCYYRCARLNEAHHLLQNIPLTIPQARFLLAKCCIDLKNYKDAEAVLGSNIEIIASEFGEQAPYALQLLAYIYNITERRSKATDALRKALSLNPFMWSSFADLCNLGEKVDPHQVFQMNNTDFSFGVTTFVNLVNNSENISFVNSNIPNNTNMSMSANVTPMNVAPRSPMTMSSSITPEAQAPVKRMHSVFGGLAPISFSPSFGMLPMEESPVLYTPTLTDSNEQKAIPKIVNSLRAQMGQLKDAVFSPTPRCTLGPAPRRSSRLFSNNSSYSVKENNKSPSRKFVAPKSPSRKNKQRTAKNIKTNNIDTNERSKSMETVTPTLTPKSSNGVALLNLMRELGDAYKALAFLDCKNAIKLFQDIPAKQLASPWVQTMIARAHYELAQYDAAAKIFAEIRKTHPCRTEGMDIYSTCLWHLQREAQLSALAQELVEMDRSDPIAWLVAGNCFSLHKERETALKFFKRAVQMDPYGSYAHALLGHEYAVAEETDKALTSFRTAVSIDPRNYVAWFGIATVYAKQERWKPSEVHIRRALTIHPHSGVLRCQLGLAQAALGKMDRALSTLERAVALDTENPLCRFHRASVLLRAGRPQDALPDLHHLKDIAPRESLVYYLLGKVHNELGNKHLALMHFSWATDLDPKGTGGHIKEGFDPSKQEDPPERAT; this is encoded by the exons ATGATTGTCCAAGAACCTATACAG GTTATCGTTTGGGATTGCTTAAACAATTATGAATATGACAACGCTGTGTTCTTGGCCGAAAGATTGCATGCAGAag TTGGCTCAGAAGATACTGCTTTCCTTTTGGGAACATGTTACTACAGATGTGCACGACTCAATGAGGCTCACCATTTGTTACAAAACATACCACTGACTATACCACAAGCTAGATTTTTACTAGCAAAATGCTgtatagatttaaaaaa CTACAAGGATGCAGAAGCAGTTCTGGGGTCTAATATTGAGATCATAGCTTCTGAATTTGGCGAACAAGCCCCTTATGCCTTGCAACTGCTTGcttacatatataatataacgGAGAGGAGAAGTAAAGCTACAGATGCTCTACGAAAAGCTTTATCACTGAATCCGTTTATGTGGAGCTCCTTTGCTGATTTGTGCAACCTGGGTGAGAAAGTGGATCCACACCAGGTATTCCAAATGAACAATACTGATTTCTCATTTGGTGTGACAACGTTTGTGAATCTAGTCAACAATtctgaaaatatttcatttgttaATAGCAACATTCCTAATAACACAAATATGAGTATGAGCGCTAATGTGACACCAATGAATGTGGCTCCTCGGAGCCCTATGACAATGTCCTCCAGTATCACCCCTGAGGCTCAAGCCCCCGTAAAGCGTATGCATAGCGTCTTTGGTGGTTTGGCTCCCATATCATTTTCCCCATCATTTGGTATGTTACCAATGGAAGAATCTCCTGTTTTGTACACCCCAACACTTACTGACTCAAATGAGCAGAAAGCCATACCTAAGATAGTTAACTCGCTTAGAGCACAAATGGGGCAACTCAAAGATGCAGTATTCAGTCCTACACCTCGATGCACCCTTGGGCCAGCACCACGAAGATCATCTAGACTGTTTAGCAATAACAGTAGTTATTCCgtcaaagaaaacaacaaatccCCTAGTAGAAAATTTGTAGCACCCAAAAGTCCTTCGAGAAAGAATAAGCAACGCACAGCTAAGAATATAAAAACCAACAACATTGATACAAATGAAAGATCTAAGTCTATGGAGACTGTAACACCAACTCTCACACCAAAGAGCTCAAATGGAGTTGCATTACTAAATTTAATGAGAGAATTAGGAGATGCATACAAAGCACTTGCTTTTTTAGATTGTAAAAATGCAATTAAGCTATTTCAAGATATACCTGCAAAACAATTAGCCTCACCATGGGTTCAGACCATGATTGCACGAGCACATTATGAGCTAGCTCAGTATGATGCTGCTGCAAAGATTTTTGCTGAAATAAGGAAGACTCATCCTTGTCGGACAGAAGGAATGGACATTTACAGCACATGCCTGTGGCACTTACAACGTGAGGCGCAGTTATCTGCATTGGCTCAGGAATTAGTTGAAATGGATAGAAGTGATCCTATTGCCTGGCTAGTAGCTGGTAATTGCTTTTCTCTTCACAAAGAAAGAGAAACTGCTCTAAAGTTCTTTAAAAGGGCTGTTCAAATGGATCCCTACGGATCTTACGCTCATGCGCTGCTGGGCCATGAGTATGCAGTGGCTGAGGAAACTGATAAAGCTTTGACAAGCTTCAGGACTGCTGTCAGTATCGACCCTCGCAACTACGTGGCGTGGTTCGGTATAGCGACGGTTTACGCGAAACAGGAACGCTGGAAACCATCGGAAGTTCATATTCGCCGTGCTTTGACAATACATCCCCACTCTGGAGTACTAAGATGTCAACTGGGGCTTGCTCAGGCCGCTCTAGGTAAAATGGACAGAGCCCTTTCTACTCTGGAGCGTGCTGTAGCCTTGGACACAGAGAACCCGCTTTGCCGATTCCACAGAGCGTCCGTTTTGCTACGGGCGGGCAGACCGCAGGACGCGTTGCCGGACCTCCACCATTTGAAAGACATAGCTCCTAGAGAGtcattagtttattatttacttgGAAAGGTTCATAATGAACTTGGTAATAAACACTTAGCTCTTATGCACTTCAGCTGGGCGACAGATTTGGATCCCAAAGGTACTGGAGGACATATTAAAGAAGGTTTCGATCCTTCGAAGCAAGAAGACCCACCAGAGAGAGCTACCTAA
- the LOC141430291 gene encoding transmembrane protein 184B-like isoform X2, translating to MIYQHLRWYMNPSEQRWIVRILFIVPIYGCYSWISLLFFNGNSYYVYFFTVRDCYEALVIYSFLSLCYEYLGGEGNIMSELRGRPVRASCVNGTCCLAGATYTIGFLRFCKQATLQFCLVKPVCAFIIIFLQSAGHYHDGDWSPNGGYLYITIVYNFSVSLALYGLFLFLGATREMLKPFDPVLKFFTVKSVIFLSFWQGVALAILEKAEVIMPITDASGQPTTAGTVSAGYQNFLICIEMLAAAIALRYAFPASVYARARDPHRSVTMQSISSSLKETMNPKDIMTDAFHNFHPQYQQYTQYSSVMRGGGAATGLDKRVDEATPAPRPPPQRVATISHATNYHEKTTLLSSDDEFQ from the exons ATG ATCTACCAGCACTTGCGCTGGTACATGAACCCATCGGAACAGCGCTGGATCGTGCGTATCCTGTTCATCGTACCCATTTACGGATGCTACAGCTGGATATCGCTGCTCTTCTTTAACGGAAACTCGTACTATGTATACTTCTTCACCGTCAGGGATTGCTATGAAG CGCTCGTAATCTACAGCTTCCTATCCCTATGCTACGAGTATCTGGGCGGCGAGGGTAACATAATGTCGGAGCTGCGCGGACGGCCGGTGCGGGCGTCCTGCGTCAACGGAACCTGCTGCCTCGCCGGTGCCACCTATACCATCGGCTTCCTGCGATTCTGCAAACAGGCCACGCTTCAGTTCTGCCTCGTCAAGCCTGTCTgcgcatttattattattttcctgcAG TCGGCAGGGCACTACCACGACGGCGACTGGAGCCCCAACGGCGGGTACCTGTACATCACGATCGTGTACAATTTCTCCGTGTCACTGGCTCTGTACGGCCTCTTCCTGTTCCTGGGAGCCACACGCGAAATGCTCAAGCCATTCGACCCCGTGCTCAAGTTCTTTACCGTCAAGTCTGTCATCTTCCTCTCCTTCTGGCAAG GCGTCGCCCTTGCCATCCTGGAGAAAGCCGAAGTAATAATGCCGATAACGGACGCCAGCGGGCAGCCGACCACCGCCGGTACCGTCTCTGCGGGCTACCAGAACTTCCTGATTTGTATTGAGATGTTGGCGGCGGCCATTGCGCTGCGTTACGCGTTCCCTGCGTCGGTATATGCGCGCGCGCGCGACCCGCATCGCTCTGTCACTATGCAGTCGATCTCTAGCAGCCTCAAG GAGACAATGAACCCCAAGGACATAATGACCGATGCCTTCCACAATTTCCACCCACAGTATCAACAATACACGCAGTACAGCTCCG TGATGCGAGGCGGGGGCGCGGCAACGGGATTGGACAAGCGTGTGGACGAGGCGACGCCggcgccgcggccgccgccccAGCGCGTCGCCACCATATCCCACGCAACCAACTACCACGAGAAAACCACGCTGCTAAGCTCCGATGACGAGTTCCAGTGA
- the LOC141430291 gene encoding transmembrane protein 184A-like isoform X3 — MAVIYQHLRWYMNPSEQRWIVRILFIVPIYGCYSWISLLFFNGNSYYVYFFTVRDCYEALVIYSFLSLCYEYLGGEGNIMSELRGRPVRASCVNGTCCLAGATYTIGFLRFCKQATLQFCLVKPVCAFIIIFLQSAGHYHDGDWSPNGGYLYITIVYNFSVSLALYGLFLFLGATREMLKPFDPVLKFFTVKSVIFLSFWQGVALAILEKAEVIMPITDASGQPTTAGTVSAGYQNFLICIEMLAAAIALRYAFPASVYARARDPHRSVTMQSISSSLKETMNPKDIMTDAFHNFHPQYQQYTQYSSDVTSQLPYEKL, encoded by the exons ATGGCCGTG ATCTACCAGCACTTGCGCTGGTACATGAACCCATCGGAACAGCGCTGGATCGTGCGTATCCTGTTCATCGTACCCATTTACGGATGCTACAGCTGGATATCGCTGCTCTTCTTTAACGGAAACTCGTACTATGTATACTTCTTCACCGTCAGGGATTGCTATGAAG CGCTCGTAATCTACAGCTTCCTATCCCTATGCTACGAGTATCTGGGCGGCGAGGGTAACATAATGTCGGAGCTGCGCGGACGGCCGGTGCGGGCGTCCTGCGTCAACGGAACCTGCTGCCTCGCCGGTGCCACCTATACCATCGGCTTCCTGCGATTCTGCAAACAGGCCACGCTTCAGTTCTGCCTCGTCAAGCCTGTCTgcgcatttattattattttcctgcAG TCGGCAGGGCACTACCACGACGGCGACTGGAGCCCCAACGGCGGGTACCTGTACATCACGATCGTGTACAATTTCTCCGTGTCACTGGCTCTGTACGGCCTCTTCCTGTTCCTGGGAGCCACACGCGAAATGCTCAAGCCATTCGACCCCGTGCTCAAGTTCTTTACCGTCAAGTCTGTCATCTTCCTCTCCTTCTGGCAAG GCGTCGCCCTTGCCATCCTGGAGAAAGCCGAAGTAATAATGCCGATAACGGACGCCAGCGGGCAGCCGACCACCGCCGGTACCGTCTCTGCGGGCTACCAGAACTTCCTGATTTGTATTGAGATGTTGGCGGCGGCCATTGCGCTGCGTTACGCGTTCCCTGCGTCGGTATATGCGCGCGCGCGCGACCCGCATCGCTCTGTCACTATGCAGTCGATCTCTAGCAGCCTCAAG GAGACAATGAACCCCAAGGACATAATGACCGATGCCTTCCACAATTTCCACCCACAGTATCAACAATACACGCAGTACAGCTCCG ATGTCACTTCTCAACTGCCTTATGAGAAACTATAA
- the LOC141430291 gene encoding transmembrane protein 184B-like isoform X1: protein MAVIYQHLRWYMNPSEQRWIVRILFIVPIYGCYSWISLLFFNGNSYYVYFFTVRDCYEALVIYSFLSLCYEYLGGEGNIMSELRGRPVRASCVNGTCCLAGATYTIGFLRFCKQATLQFCLVKPVCAFIIIFLQSAGHYHDGDWSPNGGYLYITIVYNFSVSLALYGLFLFLGATREMLKPFDPVLKFFTVKSVIFLSFWQGVALAILEKAEVIMPITDASGQPTTAGTVSAGYQNFLICIEMLAAAIALRYAFPASVYARARDPHRSVTMQSISSSLKETMNPKDIMTDAFHNFHPQYQQYTQYSSVMRGGGAATGLDKRVDEATPAPRPPPQRVATISHATNYHEKTTLLSSDDEFQ, encoded by the exons ATGGCCGTG ATCTACCAGCACTTGCGCTGGTACATGAACCCATCGGAACAGCGCTGGATCGTGCGTATCCTGTTCATCGTACCCATTTACGGATGCTACAGCTGGATATCGCTGCTCTTCTTTAACGGAAACTCGTACTATGTATACTTCTTCACCGTCAGGGATTGCTATGAAG CGCTCGTAATCTACAGCTTCCTATCCCTATGCTACGAGTATCTGGGCGGCGAGGGTAACATAATGTCGGAGCTGCGCGGACGGCCGGTGCGGGCGTCCTGCGTCAACGGAACCTGCTGCCTCGCCGGTGCCACCTATACCATCGGCTTCCTGCGATTCTGCAAACAGGCCACGCTTCAGTTCTGCCTCGTCAAGCCTGTCTgcgcatttattattattttcctgcAG TCGGCAGGGCACTACCACGACGGCGACTGGAGCCCCAACGGCGGGTACCTGTACATCACGATCGTGTACAATTTCTCCGTGTCACTGGCTCTGTACGGCCTCTTCCTGTTCCTGGGAGCCACACGCGAAATGCTCAAGCCATTCGACCCCGTGCTCAAGTTCTTTACCGTCAAGTCTGTCATCTTCCTCTCCTTCTGGCAAG GCGTCGCCCTTGCCATCCTGGAGAAAGCCGAAGTAATAATGCCGATAACGGACGCCAGCGGGCAGCCGACCACCGCCGGTACCGTCTCTGCGGGCTACCAGAACTTCCTGATTTGTATTGAGATGTTGGCGGCGGCCATTGCGCTGCGTTACGCGTTCCCTGCGTCGGTATATGCGCGCGCGCGCGACCCGCATCGCTCTGTCACTATGCAGTCGATCTCTAGCAGCCTCAAG GAGACAATGAACCCCAAGGACATAATGACCGATGCCTTCCACAATTTCCACCCACAGTATCAACAATACACGCAGTACAGCTCCG TGATGCGAGGCGGGGGCGCGGCAACGGGATTGGACAAGCGTGTGGACGAGGCGACGCCggcgccgcggccgccgccccAGCGCGTCGCCACCATATCCCACGCAACCAACTACCACGAGAAAACCACGCTGCTAAGCTCCGATGACGAGTTCCAGTGA